The Rhodoferax sediminis genome has a segment encoding these proteins:
- a CDS encoding Rne/Rng family ribonuclease, whose amino-acid sequence MKRMLINATQTEERRLAIVDGQKLLDYEIEIEGREQRKGNIYKAVVTRVEPSLEACFVDYGEDRHGFLPFKEISKQYFAQGVPVSQARIQDVIKEGQELLVQVEKEERGNKGAALTTFVSLAGRYVVLMPNNPRGGGVSRRIEGDDRAELKEAMDQLEYPAGASIIARTAGIGRSAPELQWDLNYLLKLWTAIDGAGKSGKGAFLIYQESSLVIRAIRDYFNNDIGDILIDTDDVYDQAQQFMAHVMPEHAARVKRYRDDAPLFSRFQIEHQIESAYARTVQLPSGGAIVIDHTEALVSVDVNSARAIRGGDIEETATRTNLEAADEVARQMRLRDLGGLIVIDFIDMEESRNRRDVENRLRDALRQDRARVQFGTISKFGLMEMSRQRLKPALSEGASIPCPRCGGSGHIRDTESSALQILRIIQEESMKDNTASVLCQVPVEVASFLLNEKRTEIAKIELKQRINVLMVPNKTLETPNYRLERLKHDDPRLDGMEVSYKMAEEVEDPTTVTRRSQERSNKQEPVIKGVLPDAPAPVAVPKPQPVPAAPVEKTAPAAMAAPVPAESGFFGWIKGLFGSKPAAAPVVVAAEPKKDDKREGRTGRDGEGRGGRDGERRDGRRGEGRGEGRGGRRGEGRGEGRGGRDGERRGEERAEGRAEGAEVEGQGPRGEGRGGRGGRGGERRNDRQGPRERRDGEGRPPAPDNATATSPMTGTPQAVEGAGNEQPRQERAPRSGERGERGERRERGGRGERGERTEGRGERGERSDRGDSQPESRGERRNDRSGDHAPGTDEAANRSEPLSVGAEVAAAAMATVGVAAEAGEGHAGDMSAERTDGQREPRERRSRDRYGRDRRERAPRDASEAAETAPSGVPEAGQPAAQHEPVQRRSYFDTAAPAASEPAAVEPAASQAPVSAIPVQAPIPGATAPVAPVHVAAAPVAAPAVASSAPALPKVASFELPLAELAQVATGSGLQWVNSDAGKIAAARAAMAAEPRAVHVPRERAPVVVQDDGPLILVETKRDLRDMTLPFEQASHEATP is encoded by the coding sequence ATGAAACGGATGCTGATTAACGCCACCCAGACCGAAGAACGCCGGCTGGCGATCGTGGACGGGCAAAAGCTGCTCGACTACGAAATTGAAATTGAAGGGCGCGAGCAGCGCAAGGGCAACATCTACAAGGCCGTCGTCACCCGCGTCGAGCCCTCGCTGGAAGCCTGCTTTGTCGACTACGGCGAAGACCGTCACGGCTTTTTGCCGTTCAAGGAAATCTCCAAACAGTACTTCGCCCAGGGCGTGCCGGTCAGCCAGGCGCGCATCCAGGACGTGATCAAGGAAGGCCAGGAACTGCTGGTGCAGGTCGAGAAGGAAGAGCGCGGCAACAAGGGCGCGGCCCTGACCACCTTTGTCTCGCTGGCCGGCCGCTACGTGGTGCTGATGCCCAACAACCCGCGCGGCGGTGGCGTCAGCCGGCGCATCGAGGGCGATGACCGGGCCGAGCTCAAGGAAGCCATGGACCAGCTGGAATACCCTGCCGGTGCCAGCATCATCGCGCGCACCGCCGGCATCGGGCGCAGCGCGCCCGAGTTGCAATGGGACCTGAACTACCTGCTCAAGCTGTGGACCGCAATCGACGGTGCCGGCAAAAGTGGCAAGGGTGCGTTCCTGATTTACCAGGAATCGAGCCTGGTGATCCGCGCCATCCGCGACTACTTCAACAACGATATCGGCGACATCCTGATCGACACCGACGACGTGTACGACCAGGCCCAGCAGTTCATGGCGCACGTGATGCCCGAGCACGCCGCGCGCGTCAAGCGCTACCGCGACGACGCCCCGCTGTTCAGCCGTTTCCAGATCGAGCACCAGATCGAGTCGGCTTACGCGCGCACCGTGCAGCTGCCCAGCGGCGGGGCCATCGTGATCGACCACACCGAGGCGCTGGTTTCGGTGGACGTGAACTCGGCGCGCGCCATCCGTGGCGGCGACATCGAGGAAACCGCGACCCGCACCAACCTGGAGGCCGCCGACGAAGTGGCGCGCCAGATGCGCCTGCGCGACCTGGGCGGCCTGATCGTGATCGACTTCATCGACATGGAAGAGTCGCGCAATCGCCGCGACGTGGAAAACCGCCTGCGCGATGCGCTGCGGCAGGACCGTGCGCGCGTGCAGTTCGGCACCATCAGCAAGTTCGGTCTCATGGAAATGAGCCGCCAGCGCCTGAAGCCCGCGCTGTCCGAAGGTGCCTCCATCCCCTGCCCGCGCTGCGGCGGCTCGGGCCACATCCGCGACACGGAAAGCTCGGCACTGCAGATCCTGCGCATCATCCAGGAAGAGTCCATGAAGGACAACACCGCTTCCGTGCTGTGCCAGGTGCCAGTAGAAGTGGCGTCCTTCCTGCTCAACGAGAAGCGCACCGAGATCGCCAAGATCGAACTCAAGCAGCGCATCAACGTGCTGATGGTGCCCAACAAGACGCTGGAAACCCCGAACTACCGGCTCGAGCGCCTGAAGCACGACGACCCACGCCTGGACGGCATGGAAGTCAGCTACAAAATGGCGGAAGAAGTCGAGGATCCGACCACCGTGACGCGTCGCTCGCAGGAGCGCAGCAACAAGCAGGAGCCCGTCATCAAGGGTGTGTTGCCCGATGCACCCGCCCCGGTGGCTGTACCCAAGCCTCAGCCCGTCCCGGCTGCTCCGGTGGAGAAGACGGCGCCAGCCGCCATGGCGGCGCCGGTGCCCGCGGAAAGCGGCTTCTTTGGCTGGATCAAGGGCCTGTTTGGCAGCAAACCCGCTGCCGCGCCGGTGGTGGTGGCCGCAGAACCGAAAAAAGACGACAAACGCGAAGGCCGCACGGGACGCGACGGCGAAGGCCGTGGTGGTCGCGACGGTGAACGCCGCGATGGTCGCCGTGGAGAAGGCCGGGGCGAAGGCCGCGGTGGCCGCCGGGGCGAAGGCCGTGGCGAGGGTCGTGGCGGCCGCGACGGTGAGCGCCGCGGCGAAGAGCGCGCCGAAGGTCGCGCAGAAGGCGCCGAGGTAGAAGGCCAGGGCCCGCGCGGCGAAGGTCGCGGTGGCCGCGGTGGCCGTGGCGGTGAACGCCGCAACGACCGCCAGGGACCCCGTGAACGCCGTGACGGCGAAGGCCGCCCGCCGGCACCCGACAACGCGACAGCGACCAGCCCCATGACGGGTACGCCGCAGGCCGTGGAAGGCGCCGGCAATGAGCAGCCCAGGCAGGAGCGTGCGCCGCGCAGCGGCGAGCGCGGTGAGCGCGGTGAGCGGCGCGAACGTGGAGGCCGCGGCGAACGCGGTGAGCGCACCGAGGGCCGTGGTGAGCGTGGTGAGCGCAGCGATCGTGGCGACAGCCAGCCCGAGAGCCGCGGCGAGCGTCGCAATGACCGCAGCGGCGACCACGCACCGGGCACGGACGAGGCCGCTAATCGCAGTGAACCGCTGTCTGTCGGCGCCGAGGTGGCCGCAGCGGCCATGGCAACGGTCGGCGTTGCAGCCGAGGCGGGCGAAGGCCACGCCGGTGATATGTCGGCCGAGCGCACGGATGGCCAGCGCGAACCGCGCGAGCGCCGCTCGCGTGATCGCTATGGCCGCGACCGCCGCGAACGCGCGCCGCGCGATGCCTCGGAGGCCGCTGAAACAGCACCATCCGGCGTGCCGGAGGCCGGCCAGCCTGCGGCCCAGCATGAACCGGTGCAGCGCAGGTCGTATTTCGACACGGCCGCGCCGGCAGCCAGCGAACCGGCCGCCGTTGAACCTGCAGCCAGTCAGGCACCCGTGAGCGCCATCCCGGTGCAGGCACCGATTCCCGGTGCGACCGCACCCGTTGCGCCCGTGCACGTTGCGGCGGCCCCGGTTGCCGCACCCGCCGTCGCCTCGTCGGCGCCCGCGCTGCCCAAGGTAGCCTCCTTCGAACTGCCGCTGGCCGAGCTGGCGCAGGTCGCCACGGGCTCGGGCCTGCAATGGGTGAATTCCGACGCCGGCAAGATCGCCGCCGCGCGCGCCGCCATGGCGGCCGAGCCGCGCGCCGTGCATGTGCCGCGCGAGCGCGCCCCGGTCGTGGTGCAGGACGACGGCCCCTTGATCCTGGTGGAAACCAAACGCGATCTGCGCGACATGACGCTGCCGTTCGAGCAGGCCTCGCACGAAGCGACACCGTAA
- a CDS encoding heme biosynthesis protein HemY: MRAALWLVALFGVAVAVALFAGNNQGLITVFWPPYRVDLSLNLVVLLLLAAFVLIYAALRALAALFDLPRQAKRWRMQQKERTMHAALMDALSYLLAGRFIRARKSAQAALSQEKALGASGVKLVNAVQLRALSHLVAAESAQALQDKAGRDEHLRQALEDPSQRHTALGQETREGAQLRAARWALDDRDAPAALAWLDELPQGVARRTLALRVKLKAARLARQTVDALETARLLAKHRAFPGDAAQSIVRGLATELINGAYDTAQLLRVWNSLENVERVTPELAIEAAQRMAALQGDANIARAWLLPVWERMVAPHGDPSAGLGDYQSIKLVRALELGLESLDAPWLARIEAAQQRNPRDARLQYLAGMACMKRQLWGKAQLLLAQAVMGLQDAGLHRNAWCALAQLAEQRGDDAAAAQAWKRAAQL; the protein is encoded by the coding sequence ATGCGTGCCGCTTTGTGGCTGGTCGCCCTGTTTGGCGTGGCCGTGGCCGTCGCCCTGTTTGCGGGCAACAACCAGGGCCTGATCACCGTGTTCTGGCCGCCGTACCGGGTCGATCTCTCGCTCAACCTGGTGGTGTTGCTGCTGCTGGCCGCCTTTGTGCTGATCTACGCGGCGTTGCGCGCGCTCGCGGCATTGTTTGATTTGCCCCGGCAGGCGAAACGCTGGCGCATGCAGCAAAAGGAGCGGACCATGCACGCGGCGCTGATGGATGCGCTGTCGTATCTGCTGGCCGGGCGCTTCATCCGGGCCCGCAAGTCGGCGCAAGCGGCCCTGAGCCAGGAAAAGGCGCTGGGCGCCTCCGGCGTGAAACTAGTGAATGCGGTGCAGCTGCGAGCCCTGTCGCACCTGGTCGCCGCAGAAAGTGCACAGGCCTTGCAGGACAAGGCCGGGCGCGATGAACACCTGCGGCAGGCGCTGGAAGACCCGTCACAGCGGCACACGGCACTGGGACAGGAAACGCGCGAAGGTGCGCAACTGCGCGCTGCGCGCTGGGCGCTGGACGACCGGGATGCGCCAGCCGCGCTGGCCTGGCTCGACGAGCTGCCGCAGGGCGTGGCGCGCCGCACGCTGGCGCTGCGCGTCAAGCTCAAGGCCGCTCGTCTGGCGCGCCAGACGGTCGATGCGCTGGAGACGGCGCGGCTGCTGGCCAAGCACCGGGCCTTCCCGGGCGACGCGGCGCAAAGCATCGTGCGCGGACTGGCCACCGAGCTGATCAACGGCGCATATGACACCGCCCAACTGCTGCGCGTCTGGAACTCGCTGGAGAACGTTGAGCGCGTGACGCCCGAGCTGGCGATCGAGGCGGCCCAGCGCATGGCGGCCCTGCAGGGGGACGCCAACATCGCGCGCGCCTGGCTGCTGCCGGTATGGGAGCGTATGGTCGCGCCCCACGGTGATCCATCGGCAGGCCTCGGCGATTACCAGAGCATCAAGCTGGTGCGCGCGCTGGAGTTGGGACTGGAGTCGCTGGATGCGCCATGGCTCGCCCGCATCGAGGCGGCCCAGCAGCGAAATCCGCGCGACGCCCGGTTGCAATACCTGGCTGGCATGGCCTGCATGAAGCGCCAGCTGTGGGGCAAGGCGCAGCTGCTGCTGGCCCAGGCCGTGATGGGCCTGCAAGACGCGGGGCTGCATCGCAACGCCTGGTGCGCACTGGCCCAATTGGCCGAGCAGCGCGGTGACGATGCCGCAGCCGCCCAGGCCTGGAAGCGCGCCGCACAGTTGTAA
- a CDS encoding uroporphyrinogen-III C-methyltransferase: MNATEPPADAASPLAGSVAEPSDSIPSLTGAPGHAVSRTLVIVVAVVAALALLLSVLLWQKLSAIQGQLARQSADSGARAVEASGMAKQALDLARETAARQAVADERLSEVTLQRTQLEDLMQSLSRTRDDNLVVDLDSAVRLAQQQAQLTGSVAPLLAALKTADQRVTRAAQPRLAPVQRAIEHDIDRVTAARVADTPGLLDKLDELVRLVDELPVLNAAMSPAAARGAAPKTPAATPAWWQRALEVLHIEARSLLRVSRIEQPEAMLLSPEQSFFLRENLKLKLLNARLGLLARQIDSARSDLAAASLALNKYFDPAARKTQVVAGLLQQVQGQMKTVELPRVDDTLAALATAAAGR, translated from the coding sequence ATGAACGCGACCGAGCCCCCTGCCGACGCTGCCAGCCCGCTGGCCGGATCCGTGGCCGAGCCGTCCGATTCCATTCCCTCCCTCACCGGCGCGCCGGGGCATGCCGTGTCGCGCACCCTGGTGATTGTCGTGGCGGTGGTCGCGGCATTGGCGCTGTTGCTCAGTGTGCTGCTGTGGCAGAAACTCTCTGCCATCCAGGGTCAGCTGGCGCGCCAGAGCGCCGACTCGGGGGCCCGGGCGGTCGAGGCGAGCGGCATGGCGAAACAGGCGCTGGATCTGGCCCGCGAAACCGCGGCGCGCCAGGCCGTGGCCGATGAACGGCTCAGCGAAGTGACGCTGCAACGCACGCAACTCGAAGACCTGATGCAGAGCCTGTCGCGCACGCGCGACGACAACCTGGTGGTCGATCTGGACTCGGCCGTTCGTCTCGCGCAGCAGCAGGCCCAGCTCACGGGCAGCGTGGCGCCCTTGCTGGCCGCCTTGAAGACCGCCGACCAGCGTGTCACCCGCGCCGCCCAGCCGCGCCTGGCGCCCGTGCAGCGAGCCATTGAACACGACATCGACCGCGTAACGGCGGCGCGTGTCGCGGACACGCCGGGCCTGCTGGACAAGCTCGACGAGCTGGTGCGACTGGTCGACGAGCTGCCGGTGCTCAATGCCGCCATGAGTCCCGCCGCTGCCCGCGGCGCCGCGCCGAAGACCCCGGCCGCGACACCGGCCTGGTGGCAGCGTGCCCTCGAGGTGCTGCATATCGAGGCGCGCAGCCTGCTGCGCGTGAGTCGCATCGAGCAGCCCGAGGCGATGCTGCTGTCGCCCGAGCAATCTTTCTTCCTGCGCGAAAACCTCAAGCTCAAGCTGCTCAACGCACGGCTTGGCCTGCTCGCGCGGCAGATCGACTCGGCGCGTTCCGATCTGGCCGCTGCCAGCCTGGCGCTGAACAAATATTTCGACCCGGCCGCGCGCAAGACACAGGTCGTGGCGGGCTTGCTGCAGCAGGTGCAGGGCCAGATGAAGACGGTGGAGCTGCCGCGCGTGGATGACACGCTGGCGGCGCTGGCCACCGCGGCGGCGGGCCGGTAA
- a CDS encoding uroporphyrinogen-III synthase: MRVIVTRPEREARGWSQQLSARGFDVLALPLIAIGPVTDPPARQALESAWQRLDEFFAVMFVSGNAVAHFFASKPPLAHIPRGWLATNSGVQEHLSPRCWAPGPGTVRALQHAGVAAHAIDAPDAQSGQFDSEALWQQVHARVPAGACVLIVRGGDGGASAGRDWLAHQLAGAGAQVETVAAYERRVPVLEAQQLALAQQAAQDGSVWLFSSSQAIRHLAQLLPAQYWGRARAVATHPRIAQTAREAGFGVVCESRPTLDDVVASIESVP; encoded by the coding sequence ATGCGTGTCATCGTGACCCGCCCCGAGCGCGAGGCCAGGGGCTGGAGCCAGCAGCTGTCGGCGCGGGGATTCGACGTGCTGGCGTTGCCGCTGATCGCGATTGGCCCGGTGACAGACCCGCCGGCGCGCCAGGCCCTTGAATCGGCCTGGCAGCGGCTGGACGAGTTCTTTGCCGTCATGTTTGTCAGTGGCAATGCCGTCGCGCATTTCTTTGCATCAAAACCGCCTCTAGCCCATATTCCACGGGGATGGTTAGCTACCAATTCGGGAGTTCAGGAGCATCTGTCGCCGCGTTGCTGGGCCCCCGGGCCGGGCACGGTCCGGGCCTTGCAGCACGCCGGCGTGGCGGCGCACGCCATCGATGCACCCGATGCGCAATCCGGCCAGTTCGACTCCGAGGCGCTGTGGCAGCAGGTGCACGCGCGCGTGCCGGCCGGTGCGTGCGTGCTGATCGTGCGCGGCGGCGATGGGGGCGCCAGCGCCGGGCGCGACTGGCTGGCTCATCAGCTGGCCGGCGCAGGCGCTCAGGTCGAGACCGTGGCAGCCTACGAGCGCCGTGTGCCGGTCCTCGAAGCGCAGCAACTGGCTCTGGCGCAGCAGGCCGCGCAGGACGGTTCCGTCTGGCTGTTCAGCAGTTCGCAGGCCATCCGCCATCTGGCGCAACTGTTGCCGGCGCAATACTGGGGCCGCGCCCGCGCCGTGGCGACCCATCCGCGTATCGCCCAAACCGCGCGGGAGGCCGGTTTTGGTGTTGTTTGCGAGTCACGTCCCACGCTGGATGACGTGGTGGCCTCGATAGAATCTGTGCCATGA
- the hemC gene encoding hydroxymethylbilane synthase — translation MPSPANPPEDYEQVTTLSSPARPPIVIATRESRLALWQAGHVQTLLEQRGHRVTLLGMTTLGDQTLDRSLSKVGGKGLFVKELEAALEDGRADIAVHSLKDVPMDLPEGFVLACVLEREDPRDAFVSSRHAALADLPQGAVVGTSSLRRIALLRALRPDLRIEPLRGNLDTRLRKLDEGQFDAIVLAAAGLKRLGLGARIRGVFEPVDMLPAAGQGALAIEVRAGRQDLIEALAPLAHQATWLATAAERAVSRAMGGSCSMPLAAFARFDGEYLQLGAAWGDPDGTGPLVKARGAAACADLAAAQALGEQVAAKLREGGARYLPG, via the coding sequence TTGCCTTCTCCCGCAAACCCCCCCGAAGATTACGAACAGGTTACGACTTTGAGTTCGCCCGCCCGCCCCCCCATCGTTATCGCCACCCGAGAAAGCCGCCTGGCGTTGTGGCAGGCCGGGCACGTGCAAACCCTGCTGGAGCAGCGCGGCCACCGCGTCACCCTGCTGGGCATGACCACCTTGGGCGACCAGACCCTCGATCGCAGCCTGAGCAAGGTGGGTGGCAAGGGCCTGTTCGTGAAGGAGCTGGAAGCTGCCCTTGAAGATGGGCGCGCCGACATCGCCGTGCACTCGCTCAAGGACGTGCCGATGGACCTGCCCGAAGGCTTTGTGCTGGCCTGCGTGCTGGAGCGCGAAGATCCGCGCGATGCGTTCGTGTCCAGCCGCCATGCTGCGCTGGCGGACCTGCCGCAGGGCGCCGTGGTCGGTACCTCCAGCCTGCGCCGCATCGCGCTGCTGCGTGCGCTGCGCCCCGACCTGCGCATCGAGCCGCTGCGCGGCAACCTCGACACCCGGTTGCGCAAGCTCGACGAGGGCCAGTTCGATGCAATCGTGCTGGCCGCGGCCGGCTTGAAGCGCCTGGGCCTGGGCGCGCGCATCCGCGGCGTCTTTGAGCCCGTCGACATGCTGCCGGCCGCCGGCCAGGGCGCGCTCGCGATCGAGGTGCGTGCGGGGCGTCAGGATTTGATCGAGGCGCTGGCCCCGCTGGCGCATCAGGCCACCTGGCTGGCCACCGCGGCCGAGCGCGCCGTGAGCCGCGCCATGGGTGGCAGCTGCTCCATGCCGCTGGCGGCGTTTGCCCGCTTTGACGGCGAATACCTGCAGCTCGGTGCCGCCTGGGGTGACCCGGACGGCACCGGCCCACTGGTCAAGGCGCGCGGGGCCGCCGCTTGTGCCGACCTGGCGGCCGCGCAGGCTCTGGGCGAGCAGGTCGCGGCGAAGCTGCGCGAGGGCGGCGCCCGCTATTTGCCGGGTTAG
- the ppc gene encoding phosphoenolpyruvate carboxylase, which yields MHAPHPLPPNQLTRQGYAPMKTADKDQPPKRVAGAVGPKNNERAPGRSRDNERPLVEDIRLLGRILGDVIREQDGVAAYELVEQVRKLSVAFRRDADQEADKALKKLLKSLSGEQAVSVIRAFTYFSHLANLAEDRHHIRRRAIHERAGNTQEGSIEVALARLRWAGIAPKTIANTLAHAYLSPVLTAHPTEVQRKSILDAERDIAQLLAARDEIKSRAALNPTSRDALTPRELAANEAQLRARVMQLWHTRLLRFSKLTVMDEVENALSYYEATFLREIPKLYAELERELGSHPVHSFLRMGQWIGGDRDGNPNVSAQTLEYALRRQAEVALRHYLTEVHLLGSELSLSAMLVQVSPEMQALAERSPDTNEHRQDEPYRRALTGIYARLAASLKDLTGGEAARHAVAPQNAYLRAQDLCADLRTIEASLLAHHGAALVAQRLHPLIRAVEVFGFHLATVDLRQSSDKHEDVVAELLAVARVEPDYASLDELTRRALLLQLLNDARPLRVLGASYSALAQGELAIFETAKVMRERFGEQAIRHYIISHAETVSDLLEVLLLQKEVGLMHGVLDDAHASCDLIVVPLFETIEDLRNAAPIMREFYALPGVANLVQRSGAEQDIMLGYSDSNKDGGIFTSNWELYRAEIALVELFDELSSSHRLQLRLFHGRGGTVGRGGGPSYQAILAQPPGTVRGQIRLTEQGEVIGSKYANPEIGRRNLETLVAATLEATLLQPTKPATKAFLEAAAVLSQTSMAAYRALVYETPGFTDYFFSATPIREIAELNIGSRPASRKASQKIEDLRAIPWGFSWGQCRLTLPGWYGFGSAVQAFLHGNEHEKGLKPSKDALVLLQKMYRQWPFFRTLLSNMDMVLAKSDLALASRYADLVGDARLRKKIFSAIEMEWQRTTDALALITGEKQRLAGNAALSRSIRHRFPYIDPLHHLQVELVRRYRAGQANERVHRGIHISINGIAAGLRNTG from the coding sequence ATGCACGCTCCCCACCCACTCCCGCCAAACCAGCTCACCCGCCAAGGATACGCGCCCATGAAAACGGCCGACAAGGATCAACCCCCAAAACGCGTTGCAGGCGCCGTCGGGCCCAAAAACAACGAGCGAGCGCCAGGCAGATCCCGGGACAACGAGCGACCGCTGGTGGAAGACATCCGCCTGCTGGGCCGCATCCTGGGCGACGTGATCCGCGAGCAGGACGGCGTCGCCGCGTATGAACTGGTGGAGCAGGTACGCAAGCTCTCGGTGGCGTTCCGCCGCGATGCCGACCAGGAGGCCGACAAGGCCCTCAAGAAACTGCTGAAAAGCCTGAGTGGCGAGCAGGCGGTCAGCGTGATCCGCGCCTTCACCTACTTCAGCCACCTCGCGAACCTGGCCGAGGACCGCCACCACATCCGCCGCCGCGCCATCCACGAACGCGCGGGCAATACCCAGGAAGGCAGCATCGAAGTGGCGCTGGCGCGCCTGCGCTGGGCCGGGATTGCGCCCAAAACCATCGCCAACACGCTGGCCCACGCGTATCTGTCGCCGGTGCTGACAGCGCACCCGACCGAGGTGCAGCGCAAAAGCATTCTGGACGCCGAGCGCGACATCGCGCAGCTGCTGGCCGCGCGTGACGAGATCAAAAGCCGCGCGGCGCTGAATCCCACAAGCCGGGACGCGCTCACCCCGCGCGAGCTGGCCGCCAACGAAGCCCAGCTGCGCGCGCGCGTGATGCAGCTGTGGCACACGCGGCTGCTGCGCTTTTCCAAGCTCACCGTGATGGACGAGGTGGAGAACGCGCTGAGCTACTACGAGGCCACCTTTTTGCGCGAGATCCCCAAGCTGTACGCCGAACTGGAGCGCGAACTGGGCAGCCACCCGGTGCACAGCTTCTTGCGCATGGGCCAGTGGATCGGCGGCGACCGCGACGGCAATCCCAATGTGAGCGCGCAAACCCTCGAGTACGCGCTGCGGCGCCAGGCCGAGGTCGCGCTGCGCCACTACCTGACCGAGGTGCACCTGCTGGGCAGCGAGCTGTCGCTGTCGGCCATGCTGGTGCAGGTCAGCCCCGAAATGCAAGCGCTGGCCGAGCGCTCGCCCGACACCAACGAGCATCGCCAGGACGAGCCGTATCGGCGGGCTCTCACGGGCATCTATGCACGACTCGCGGCCAGCCTGAAGGACCTGACCGGCGGCGAGGCCGCGCGCCATGCGGTGGCCCCGCAAAACGCGTATTTGAGAGCGCAGGACCTGTGCGCCGACCTGCGCACCATCGAGGCCTCGCTGCTGGCCCACCATGGCGCGGCGCTGGTCGCACAGCGCCTGCACCCGCTGATCCGCGCGGTCGAGGTGTTCGGCTTTCACCTGGCCACGGTGGATTTGCGCCAGAGCTCGGACAAGCACGAGGACGTGGTGGCCGAGTTGCTGGCGGTGGCGCGCGTCGAGCCCGACTACGCCAGCCTGGACGAGCTGACCAGGCGCGCGCTGCTGCTCCAGCTGCTGAACGACGCACGGCCACTGCGCGTGCTCGGCGCCAGTTACTCAGCGCTGGCGCAGGGCGAGCTGGCCATCTTCGAAACTGCCAAAGTGATGCGCGAGCGCTTTGGCGAACAGGCCATTCGCCACTACATCATCAGCCACGCCGAGACCGTGAGCGACTTGCTGGAGGTGCTGCTGCTGCAAAAGGAAGTGGGGCTGATGCACGGCGTTCTCGATGACGCCCACGCGAGCTGCGACCTGATCGTGGTGCCGCTGTTCGAGACCATCGAGGACCTGCGCAACGCCGCGCCCATCATGCGCGAGTTCTACGCCCTGCCCGGCGTGGCCAACCTGGTGCAGCGCAGCGGCGCCGAGCAGGACATCATGCTCGGCTACTCCGACAGCAACAAGGACGGCGGCATCTTCACCAGCAACTGGGAGCTGTACCGCGCCGAGATCGCGCTGGTGGAGCTGTTCGATGAGCTCTCAAGCTCGCACAGGCTGCAGCTGCGCCTGTTCCACGGCCGCGGCGGCACCGTGGGGCGCGGCGGCGGCCCGAGCTATCAGGCCATCCTGGCGCAGCCGCCCGGCACGGTGCGCGGGCAGATTCGCCTGACCGAGCAGGGCGAGGTGATCGGCTCCAAGTACGCCAACCCCGAGATTGGCCGGCGCAACCTTGAAACTCTCGTCGCCGCCACGCTGGAAGCGACCCTGTTGCAGCCGACCAAGCCGGCCACCAAGGCCTTCCTGGAAGCCGCGGCCGTGCTGTCGCAAACCAGCATGGCGGCCTACCGCGCGCTGGTGTACGAGACGCCCGGCTTCACCGACTACTTCTTCAGCGCCACGCCGATCCGCGAAATCGCCGAGCTCAACATCGGCTCGCGTCCCGCGTCGCGCAAGGCCTCGCAAAAAATCGAGGACCTGCGCGCCATTCCCTGGGGCTTCAGCTGGGGCCAGTGCCGGCTGACCCTGCCGGGCTGGTACGGCTTTGGCTCGGCGGTGCAGGCCTTCCTGCATGGCAATGAGCATGAAAAAGGCCTGAAGCCCAGCAAGGACGCGCTCGTCCTGCTACAAAAAATGTACCGCCAGTGGCCCTTCTTTCGCACCCTGCTGTCGAACATGGATATGGTGCTGGCCAAGAGCGACCTGGCGCTGGCCTCGCGTTATGCGGACCTCGTGGGCGACGCCCGCCTGCGCAAGAAGATCTTCAGCGCGATCGAGATGGAGTGGCAGCGTACCACCGACGCCCTGGCGCTGATCACCGGCGAGAAGCAGCGCCTGGCCGGCAATGCTGCGCTCTCGCGCTCCATCCGGCACCGCTTTCCGTACATCGACCCGCTGCACCATTTGCAGGTGGAACTGGTGCGCCGCTACCGCGCGGGGCAGGCGAACGAGCGGGTGCACCGCGGCATTCACATCTCCATCAACGGCATCGCGGCGGGGCTGCGCAATACCGGTTGA
- a CDS encoding sterol desaturase family protein produces the protein MGSFALEHSKLAYRADFVVYALAVVLIAYALLAAGPRADWPVMATLVVLGLLGWSLMEYVAHRFVLHGVPPFSTWHADHHARPTALICTPTLLSGSLIALLVFLPALLLSNLWRGSALTLGVLVGYLAYSCVHHAVHHWHGGGKWLRRRKYCHALHHRSEEAGYYGVTTSFWDTVFRTLK, from the coding sequence ATGGGAAGCTTTGCACTCGAACACAGCAAACTGGCGTACCGCGCCGACTTCGTGGTCTACGCGCTGGCCGTGGTGCTGATTGCCTACGCCTTGCTGGCGGCCGGTCCGCGCGCCGACTGGCCCGTCATGGCCACGCTGGTCGTGCTGGGGCTGTTGGGCTGGAGCCTGATGGAGTACGTAGCGCACCGCTTTGTGCTGCACGGCGTGCCGCCGTTCAGCACCTGGCATGCGGACCATCACGCGCGGCCTACTGCCCTGATTTGCACGCCCACGCTCCTGAGTGGCTCCCTGATCGCCCTGCTGGTTTTTCTGCCGGCGCTGCTGCTGAGCAATTTGTGGCGCGGCAGTGCGCTGACACTGGGTGTGCTGGTGGGCTACCTGGCCTATTCGTGTGTGCATCACGCGGTACACCACTGGCACGGCGGCGGCAAGTGGCTGCGGCGGCGCAAGTACTGCCACGCACTGCACCATCGCAGCGAAGAGGCGGGCTACTACGGCGTCACCACCTCGTTTTGGGACACTGTGTTTCGCACCCTGAAGTAG